The Solanum pennellii chromosome 7, SPENNV200 DNA segment CAAGTAAAGTTTCCAATCACGTCATACAAACTAATGTGTCTAAAGCTGATACTTCAATTACTTCTGAGGCTTCTGTCATGATGTCAGTTGAATCTGTTGGGAAGAAGCAAACAGGTTCCAGCTCTATCTCAGTTGGTGGCTTTTTCACTGGATTCTTGTGGTATACTGTCTGCAGTTCTCTTCTCTTATTTGTTCTCTGTGATAACTTCTATATTGGCAACAGATACTTGTACAAAGGAGTTGGCTTGTAATACAAGATTCAAAATTAGCAGTGATGTTCGGAACAATTTAGCTAATGAGGAGATCGATGAGTCCCATGAAGGTACTGACTGATTCTAGCTACTCTAATAGCTAAAACTGGAGAAAgatctctcttctctctctgtTCCCATTTTGCTGTGTAACACTGATTCAAGACTGACTGATGTGTGTAACTTCTAGGAAAGCTATATACCATGTGGTAAATCGTCAGATGTTATAATTAATTACCcaaaattatgttattatagCAGAAAATATACAGTGGATCGCGACTATGAGTCGCGATCCACTGTATATTGGATGAAATGTCTAATTGTACTAAATTGGCACAACTGTAAGAGTTAAATCAGCCATCAAAAGTTGGTTCATCTCAGTAAGGCTCACATTGATTATACCTCTGTAGTGCATATTCATGAGAACCTGCAGGAAGTCAGATGCTTTTGTGTGCGCCAGAGATCTGGGAGTCAGTATGTCTATGTATCATTTATGTTTATTAGTCAATATAAGGTTATACAGTTGCACTTTCACCTTTTTTCCCTTGGGAATTTAGAGAAAACTACAGTATCTTCATCACTCTTCCTCCATCCCAGCAAATAAATGTACTCCACGTCCAGGTTACTCGCTCTGTCAAGGAAAAATTAGAAGATCTCTAAGTTGTCTTCCTCTCCTATCCTATTCACTTAAGATGAATTGAATCGAAGGGATGCTTGTGAAACTAACCACATGCCTGCCTTTCAGTTCACTTCATTGTCTTTTGgattattattttctcaattCTATCTCTATGACACCATTGTTCTTTCTTACAGAAAAATCAGATAATTTGTTGTCCAAGTATGACAGCATTGAGTCAGATTTGGAAATTGTTGAGAAATTTGATGAATCCCAGTTCAATGAAACATGTGTGCTGGTTGAAGAGGACAGGATTCATGTTCCACAGGGTCCTGTCAAACAGAAGTCCTATAAGGTTGGTCCTCTATCTTCCTCTCTCTTATATATTTCTTTCCTGTGTTTGGTCCTTCAGTTTGCTTTTTAGGAGGAGCAGAGCGGGTTCTTTGCTTAAATGCATCTTTTAGATCTTTGTTGACTGTTTCTGTCaatattttttcagaaaaagcTTCGGGAAGCTTTCTCCACGAAAAAGAGGTTGACAAGGAAAGAGTATGAACAACTTGGAGCGCTATATGGAGATCAACAATTCAAAGTAGAGGCCGAGGACAAGGTGATGCCTGTTCTTGCCATGAATTCAAACACAAAAATGTTGTCTGCTAATGATCATCCTGAATCTGAGTGGGAGATTTTATAGTTCTGATTATACTGTAATTAGCATTGTTGTTTGTCCAATCAATTCATGGCGTCCTAGAGAGTGATATATTATTATGCATTATTTGCTGATAAAAGTTCATTGCATATCAGCAATCCGTTCCTCTAGTTGAGCTAGCCAGTAAATTATACGTAGTGGTACCTTGAAGAAACCGATCCATATGTCCATCTTGTAGCCAATCTTGGCAATCTCATAAATTAACGTATATATGGGAACTTTTTACAGTGTCAAAGCCTATCTTGAATGAACTTATTCTACGTCATTGATTGGTTTTTGGTATGCCAACGTACTGTAGTTCTTCTACTATCTGTCTCGATTTGTTTtgcattttatatttaatgtttgTGTGCTTACATCAGTAGTAGTAACTGCTTAATTGCTGGAGGGCATTGTTGCGTCCTGTAAAGTGCAACTTTTACAATAGCTCATGTGGTATTCACATGAGCTTTCCAAAGATGACCTAACTAAAGCAGTAGTTGCAAGAATTGATTTCCATGAATTTGGTTAATCCTGAAATCATTATCGTAAATCAAGCAGATTTCACCAAGTAATTGCACTGCACATGTATAACTAACGGATACAAAGAAGAAACATTTTCATAATACTACTCCTGTTCAATTTGGTTTTGACTTTGACATGGAgtttaataaagtaaaagaagacttttgaatcttgtggtcatA contains these protein-coding regions:
- the LOC107026172 gene encoding uncharacterized protein LOC107026172 isoform X1, which codes for MDLKSISWVGNIYQKFETMCLEMEEAMYQDTVKYVENQMNTVGTNVKRFCAEVMQDVHPQCNIDPVKVAAADLSLNPYAHYEIDKKLKANLKGSARGFSNKLNDDTQVIKGKSKSGGVYKRQNVGIKEIVRDSHLAKKPNAICLASGDALKLSSSAEVRGGFELASDHVTLTSALASVKGSDSGEAASKVSNHVIQTNVSKADTSITSEASVMMSVESVGKKQTDTCTKELACNTRFKISSDVRNNLANEEIDESHEEKSDNLLSKYDSIESDLEIVEKFDESQFNETCVLVEEDRIHVPQGPVKQKSYKKKLREAFSTKKRLTRKEYEQLGALYGDQQFKVEAEDKVMPVLAMNSNTKMLSANDHPESEWEIL